From Ptychodera flava strain L36383 chromosome 2, AS_Pfla_20210202, whole genome shotgun sequence, the proteins below share one genomic window:
- the LOC139117617 gene encoding fibroblast growth factor receptor 4-like — protein sequence MNITSSIIVLLVTLFNFGKLSDEGCPTDRGPQVNDGTIILAVNEDIAAPAGTAVILNSGVKLGETKNICIEFTPQNGVPESIDCSGNSGDNKYSQLSLLSIDDFWVLMIEELRTMEDKAVLTWWSADKGRFAETMVTVLNEGSKHDENNHIYVNGRKGRTMQLVFDFSPQPVDVSLVGSNDDDVYNYQFQTSSESRCWSKGGNISPSFAGQFYMTTFKDIDFTMRDEYTFAVTIPDYTEAVKKRIVFEVQDIKTTPSYTSDTSAFEKTVTETTPSYTTGTRGSRTRTQYDTGVSQPKSTVATSTIGPQRNISTVEHSHTNIIDQNFHDIQTITTVSSIVNTQQMTSDGPQGKIGILQVTGILPPKSVIPDDDRSSLLYVLLFVSGMLVVLAANGIIYVIIRKRRGTHSDDMSEDVEERDEVSQESTDVSYSSSTEEDFGVPEQFFNSGNGTLGCPDSTDMPDTVEPLMTYYTQYSEPFSKANEFQYSQLQFPSDDILGRGEFGLVRKAYVTNVYDMSGESEVAVKSLKEKASIGDRENFLLELNAMKTLQSGHPNVVKLIGFCTAQDPICIIVEFAPYGSLHDYLMKNRATESYENIIPNSRDLTSRDLLQFAWQIARGMSFIASRKCIHRDLAARNILLGKDRCCKISDFGFARQGNDSFVQRPAAQTRLPIRWMALESLVFSIYTTESDVWSYGVVLWEIVTLASTPYGKWQASEVVRKIKDGYRLPKPNHCSNTFYQVMKNCWQQKPKERPTFSDICSTVGNIADDDSQDYLSMEEFDDRLYENISPEEWPSDERL from the exons ATGAATATTACTTCATCCATTATAGTGCTTCTAGTCACCCTCTTCAATTTTGGTAAATTATCAGATGAAGGATGTCCTACCGATAGAG GCCCTCAAGTAAATGATGGAACGATTATACTAGCTGTCAATGAAGACATTGCAGCACCAGCAGGGACAGCTGTCATACTTAACAGCGGTGTTAAGTTGGGCGAAACCAAAAATATTTGCATCGAGTTTACCCCTCAAAACG GTGTTCCTGAATCGATAGACTGTTCGGGTAATTCTGGTGACAATAAATACTCACAGCTATCATTGCTTAGTATTGACGATTTCTGGGTGCTAATGATCGAAGAACTAAGAACAATGGAAGACAAAGCAGTGTTAACATGGTGGTCAGCTGATAAGGGTAGATTTGCTGAGACCATGGTAACAGTGCTAA ATGAAGGAAGCAAACACGATGAAAACAATCATATCTATGTGAACGGACGGAAGGGTAGAACTATGCAACTTGTCTTCGATTTCAGCCCACAGCCAGTTGATGTTAGTCTCGTTGGATCGAACGACGACGATGTTTATAACTATCAATTCCAGACGTCATCAGAATCACGATGTTGGTCTAAAGGAGGAAACATTTCCCCTTCGTTTGCCGGACAATTTTACATGACAACGTTTAAAGATATCGACTTTACTATGCGTGATGAGTATACTTTCGCCGTGACTATACCCGACTATACAGAAGCTGTCAAGAAAAGAATCGTATTTGAGGTCCAAG atATTAAAACCACCCCATCCTATACTTCTGACACAAGtgcttttgaaaaaactgtTACTGAGACGACCCCATCTTATACTACTGGTACAAGGGGTAGTAGGACTAGAACACAGTACGATACCG gAGTCTCACAACCAAAGTCTACTGTCGCTACATCGACAATCGGTCCACAGAGAAATATATCGACAGTTGAACACAGCCATACAAATATTATCGACCAGAATTTTCACG ATATACAAACTATAACAACTGTTAGTTCTATTGTCAATACTCAACAAATGACTTCCGATGGACCACAAGGAAAGATAGGTATACTGCAAG TTACAGGCATATTGCCACCTAAGTCAGTAATACCAGACGATGACAGAAGCTCTCTGCTTTATGTACTTTTATTTGTAAGCGGTATGTTAGTTGTATTAGCAGCTAATGGAATAATTTATGTCATCATTCGAAAAAGAAGAGGTACACATTCCGATGATATGTCCGAAGATGTCGAAGAAAGAGATGAG GTTTCACAAGAATCGACTGATGTTTCTTATTCCTCATCAACGGAGGAGGATTTCGGTGTGCCAGAACAATTTTTTAATTCAGGAAAC GGAACTCTTGGCTGCCCAGATTCGACAGATATGCCAGACACTGTAGAGCCTTTAATGACATACTATACGCAGTATTCAGAACCGTTCAGCAAGGCGAATGAATTCCAGTACAGTCAGCTTCAGTTCCCCAGTGATGACATCCTTGGACGTGGAGAATTTGGCCTCGTTAGGAAAGCATATGTAACAAATGTGTATGACATGTCTGGAGAAAGTGAGGTAGCTGTGAAGAGTCTCAAAG AGAAGGCGTCTATAGGTGATCGAGAAAATTTTCTTCTGGAATTAAATGCCatgaaaacattacaatcaGGTCACCCTAATGTCGTAAAACTAATTGGTTTCTGTACTGCACAGG ATCCCATCTGCATCATCGTCGAGTTTGCACCGTATGGAAGTCTTCACGATTATCTCATGAAAAACAGAGCCACAGAATCCTACGAAAACATAATTCCTAACAGTCGAGACTTGACATCTCGTGACCTTCTGCAGTTTGCTTGGCAAATCGCTCGAGGAATGAGTTTCATCGCGTCTAGAAAG TGTATCCACAGAGATTTGGCAGCAAGAAATATTCTTCTAGGAAAAGACAGATGCTGTAAGATTTCAGACTTCGGTTTTGCAAGACAAGGCAATGACAGTTTTGTACAGCGACCTGCAGCGCAG ACGCGTTTACCGATAAGATGGATGGCTTTAGAGTCATTGGTATTCTCAATATACACTACAGAGAGTGATGTTTGGTCGTACGGTGTCGTTCTGTGGGAAATAGTTACACTTG CCTCAACACCTTATGGGAAATGGCAAGCATCAGAGGTGGTTCGTAAAATTAAAGATGGTTACCGGTTACCAAAGCCGAATCACTGCAGCAATACATT TTACCAAGTCATGAAAAATTGTTGGCAACAGAAACCCAAGGAAAGACCAACGTTCTCTGACATCTGTTCGACGGTGGGAAATATCGCCGATGATGATTCGCAG GATTACTTGAGCATGGAGGAGTTTGATGATCGCCTTTATGAGAACATAAGTCCTGAGGAGTGGCCTTCGGATGAGAGACTCTAA